Proteins from a single region of Ananas comosus cultivar F153 linkage group 3, ASM154086v1, whole genome shotgun sequence:
- the LOC109707422 gene encoding protein argonaute 1B-like isoform X3, with translation MAFGLENGHTPQAVVMVRKRRTGPPGSAESSQSTEGSSSGEQRAPQQRSERAPMPQQQGGGRAWAPAHPQQGGRGGGQYHGRGGGQYQGRGGGQYQARGQQAGGPPSEYQGRGGPHPRGGMPPQQYYGGRRGGGSGMTGGRGGVPVAAGPSRTDPELHQATQVQYQAAQAASSLSEAGLSSQPAEVSPEQIEHPFQQLTIQGTGSTSQAIQPVSSKSVRFPLRPGKGSVGDRCIVKANHFFAELPDKDLHQYDVTITPEVSSRGVNRAVMAELVSLYRESHLGGRLPAYDGRKSLYTAGPLPFSSKIFEITLHDEEESLGAPRRENPFKVLIKFAARADLHHLAMFLAGKQADAPQEALQVLDIVLRELPTARYSPVGRSFYSPNLGRRQQLGEGLESWRGFYQSIRPTQMGLSLNIDMSSTAFIEPLPVIDFVVQLLNRDISARPLSDADRVKIKKALRGVKVEVTHRGNMRRKYRISGLTSQATRELTFPVDDRGTMKSVVQYFQETYGFNIQHTTLPCLQVGNQQRPNYLPMEVCKIVEGQRYSKRLNEKQITALLRVTCQRPQERELDILQTVHHNAYYEDPYAQEFGIKIDERLASVEARVLPAPWLKYHDTGKEKDCLPRVGQWNMMNKKMVNGGRVSNWTCINFSRSVQDNAARGFCHELAVMCQVSGMDFALEPVLPPLTARPEQVDRALKARYQDCMNILKPQGRELDLLIVILPDNNGSLYGDLKRICETDLGLVSQCCLTKHVFKMSKQYLANVALKINVKVGGRNTVLMDALTRRIPLVSDRPTIIFGADVTHPHPGEDSSPSIAAVVASQDWPEVTKYAGLVSAQAHRQELIQDLFKVWQDPQRGTITGGMIKELLISFKRATGQKPQRIIFYRDGVSEGQFYQVLLYELDAIRKACASLEPNYQPPVTFVVVQKRHHTRLFANNHHDQRTVDRSGNILPGTVVDSKICHPTEFDFYLCSHAGIQGTSRPAHYHVLWDENKFTADALQSLTNNLCYTYARCTRSVSIVPPAYYAHLAAFRARFYMEADTSDSGSMASGAAAGRGAPSGGARSTRTQGNVAVRPLPALKENVKRVMFYC, from the exons CTGTAGTCATGGTGAGGAAAAGAAGAACTGGACCTCCTGGCTCTGCAGAGAGCTCTCAGTCTACAGAGGGCAGTAGTAGCGGCGAACAACGTGCTCCTCAGCAGCGATCTGAGCGGGCCCCAATGCCACAGCAACAGGGTGGCGGACGGGCCTGGGCCCCAGCTCATCCCCAACAAGGAGGCCGGGGGGGTGGACAATACCATGGCCGTGGGGGCGGTCAATACCAGGGTCGTGGTGGTGGGCAGTACCAGGCACGTGGGCAACAGGCAGGTGGCCCACCTTCCGAGTACCAGGGGCGTGGTGGTCCCCACCCACGGGGCGGAATGCCACCTCAGCAATATTACGGTGGTCGCAGGGGTGGTGGCAGTGGCATGACAGGTGGGCGCGGTGGTGTTCCCGTCGCCGCAGGTCCGTCAAGAACGGATCCCGAGCTGCACCAAGCAACCCAGGTTCAATATCAAGCCGCTCAGGCTGCATCATCCCTTTCTGAAGCTGGTTTGTCCTCTCAGCCTGCGGAGGTGAGCCCAGAGCAAATTGAACATCCGTTTCAGCAACTCACGATCCAGGGTACTGGTTCTACTAGCCAGGCAATACAACCAGTTTCAAGCAAGTCAGTGAGATTTCCACTACGCCCTGGAAAAGGCAGTGTCGGAGACAGGTGCATTGTGAAGGCGAATCATTTCTTTGCTGAGCTGCCCGATAAGGACCTTCATCAGTATGAT GTGACTATTACACCGGAAGTAAGCTCCCGTGGTGTGAATCGTGCTGTCATGGCGGAGCTAGTGTCTCTGTACAGGGAATCCCATCTAGGTGGGCGCCTTCCAGCTTATGACGGCAGGAAGAGTCTTTATACTGCTGGTCCTTTGCCTTTCTCTTCCAAAATCTTTGAAATCACGCTACATGACGAGGAAGAAAGTCTAGGCGCCCCAAG GCGAGAAAATCCGTTTAAAGTATTGATCAAATTTGCTGCTCGTGCTGATCTTCACCATTTAGCAATGTTTCTGGCTGGAAAGCAGGCAGATGCCCCTCAAGAAGCGCTGCAAGTTCTTGATATTGTTCTACGTGAACTACCTACTGCAAG ATATTCACCAGTTGGCAGATCATTTTATTCACCTAACTTAGGGAGGCGCCAGCAACTTGGTGAGGGGTTGGAGAGTTGGCGTGGCTTTTATCAGAGTATTAGGCCCACTCAGATGGGATTGTCCCTTAATATTG ATATGTCTTCGACTGCCTTCATTGAACCATTGCCAGTAATCGACTTTGTGGTGCAACTTCTGAACAGAGACATTTCTGCTAGACCATTATCTGACGCCGATCGTGTGAAG atCAAGAAAGCTCTAAGAGGTGTGAAGGTTGAGGTTACGCATCGAGGCAACATGCGCAGGAAATATCGTATATCCGGCCTCACATCACAGGCAACTAGAGAGTTGAC GTTCCCTGTGGATGACCGTGGTACGATGAAGTCTGTTGTCCAATACTTTCAGGAGACCTATGGTTTTAACATTCAACATACCACTTTGCCTTGCTTGCAAGTTGGCAATCAACAGAGACCTAACTATCTTCCCATGGAG GTCTGCAAGATAGTTGAGGGTCAGAGGTACTCGAAGAGGTTAAATGAGAAACAAATTACTGCTCTTCTTAGGGTGACTTGCCAACGCCCTCAAGAGAGGGAGCTTGACATTTTGCAG ACTGTGCATCACAATGCGTACTATGAAGATCCTTATGCACAGGAGTTTGGTATAAAAATTGATGAGAGGCTTGCTTCAGTTGAGGCTCGAGTTCTACCTGCACCTTGG CTTAAATACCACGATACTGGAAAAGAGAAGGATTGCTTGCCCAGGGTTGGCCAGTGGAATATGATGAACAAG AAAATGGTGAATGGTGGGAGGGTGAGTAACTGGACGTGCATCAACTTTTCAAGAAGTGTCCAAGATAATGCTGCTAGGGGATTCTGTCATGAGCTGGCTGTGATGTGCCAAGTATCTGGAATG GACTTTGCTCTAGAGCCTGTCCTTCCTCCTTTGACTGCTCGACCTGAGCAAGTGGACAGAGCTCTAAAAGCGCGGTACCAGGATTGCATGAACATacttaaaccacagggtagagAACTTGACTTGTTGATTGTAATACTGCCTGACAACAATGGTTCTTTATATG GAGATCTGAAAAGGATTTGTGAGACAGATCTTGGATTAGTCTCACAGTGCTGTTTGACTAAGCATGTTTTTAAGATGAGCAAGCAGTATCTTGCAAATGTCGCTCTCAAGATCAATGTTAAG GTCGGCGGAAGAAATACAGTTCTCATGGATGCGCTCACACGAAGGATACCCTTGGTCAGCGATAGACCAACTATCATATTTGGTGCTGACGTGACTCATCCTCATCCTGGGGAGGATAGTAGCCCTTCCATTGCAGCG GTTGTTGCATCTCAAGACTGGCCTGAGGTGACAAAGTATGCTGGCTTAGTAAGCGCACAAGCTCACCGCCAAGAACTTATTCAGGATTTGTTCAAAGTATGGCAGGATCCTCAACGAGGAACTATCACTGGTGGGATGATAAA GGAGCTTCTCATCTCTTTTAAACGTGCCACCGGACAAAAACCTCAGCGTATCATATTTTACAG GGATGGTGTCAGTGAGGGGCAGTTTTATCAAGTATTGTTGTATGAACTGGATGCCATTAGGAAG GCATGTGCATCGCTGGAGCCTAATTATCAGCCACCGGTAACTTTTGTGGTGGTTCAAAAGCGTCATCACACACGGCTGTTTGCTAATAACCATCATGATCAGCGAACTGTTGATAGAAGTGGAAATATATTGCCTG GTACTGTGGTTGATTCGAAGATTTGCCATCCGACAGAGTTCGATTTCTATCTATGCAGTCACGCTGGCATACAA GGCACCAGCCGTCCTGCGCACTATCATGTCTTGTGGGACGAGAACAAGTTCACTGCTGATGCACTGCAGTCTCTTACAAACAATCTATGCTACAC CTATGCTAGGTGTACCCGTTCTGTCTCAATCG TTCCTCCTGCATATTATGCTCATCTGGCCGCATTCCGTGCTCGGTTCTACATGGAGGCGGATACTTCGGATAGTGGATCAATGGCCAGCGGCGCTGCTGCTGGGCGGGGTGCTCCTTCCGGAGGCGCACGCAGTACCAGAACCCAAGGAAATGTTGCTGTTAGGCCCCTGCCTGCTCTGAAGGAGAATGTGAAAAGGGTCATGTTTTATTGCTAA
- the LOC109707422 gene encoding protein argonaute 1B-like isoform X2, which yields MVRKRRTGPPGSAESSQSTEGSSSGEQRAPQQRSERAPMPQQQGGGRAWAPAHPQQGGRGGGQYHGRGGGQYQGRGGGQYQARGQQAGGPPSEYQGRGGPHPRGGMPPQQYYGGRRGGGSGMTGGRGGVPVAAGPSRTDPELHQATQVQYQAAQAASSLSEAGLSSQPAEVSPEQIEHPFQQLTIQGTGSTSQAIQPVSSKSVRFPLRPGKGSVGDRCIVKANHFFAELPDKDLHQYDVTITPEVSSRGVNRAVMAELVSLYRESHLGGRLPAYDGRKSLYTAGPLPFSSKIFEITLHDEEESLGAPRRENPFKVLIKFAARADLHHLAMFLAGKQADAPQEALQVLDIVLRELPTARYSPVGRSFYSPNLGRRQQLGEGLESWRGFYQSIRPTQMGLSLNIDMSSTAFIEPLPVIDFVVQLLNRDISARPLSDADRVKIKKALRGVKVEVTHRGNMRRKYRISGLTSQATRELTFPVDDRGTMKSVVQYFQETYGFNIQHTTLPCLQVGNQQRPNYLPMEVCKIVEGQRYSKRLNEKQITALLRVTCQRPQERELDILQTVHHNAYYEDPYAQEFGIKIDERLASVEARVLPAPWLKYHDTGKEKDCLPRVGQWNMMNKKMVNGGRVSNWTCINFSRSVQDNAARGFCHELAVMCQVSGMDFALEPVLPPLTARPEQVDRALKARYQDCMNILKPQGRELDLLIVILPDNNGSLYGDLKRICETDLGLVSQCCLTKHVFKMSKQYLANVALKINVKVGGRNTVLMDALTRRIPLVSDRPTIIFGADVTHPHPGEDSSPSIAAVVASQDWPEVTKYAGLVSAQAHRQELIQDLFKVWQDPQRGTITGGMIKELLISFKRATGQKPQRIIFYRYHSSCIRKLDFGQLCLWYWSFRDGVSEGQFYQVLLYELDAIRKACASLEPNYQPPVTFVVVQKRHHTRLFANNHHDQRTVDRSGNILPGTVVDSKICHPTEFDFYLCSHAGIQGTSRPAHYHVLWDENKFTADALQSLTNNLCYTYARCTRSVSIVPPAYYAHLAAFRARFYMEADTSDSGSMASGAAAGRGAPSGGARSTRTQGNVAVRPLPALKENVKRVMFYC from the exons ATGGTGAGGAAAAGAAGAACTGGACCTCCTGGCTCTGCAGAGAGCTCTCAGTCTACAGAGGGCAGTAGTAGCGGCGAACAACGTGCTCCTCAGCAGCGATCTGAGCGGGCCCCAATGCCACAGCAACAGGGTGGCGGACGGGCCTGGGCCCCAGCTCATCCCCAACAAGGAGGCCGGGGGGGTGGACAATACCATGGCCGTGGGGGCGGTCAATACCAGGGTCGTGGTGGTGGGCAGTACCAGGCACGTGGGCAACAGGCAGGTGGCCCACCTTCCGAGTACCAGGGGCGTGGTGGTCCCCACCCACGGGGCGGAATGCCACCTCAGCAATATTACGGTGGTCGCAGGGGTGGTGGCAGTGGCATGACAGGTGGGCGCGGTGGTGTTCCCGTCGCCGCAGGTCCGTCAAGAACGGATCCCGAGCTGCACCAAGCAACCCAGGTTCAATATCAAGCCGCTCAGGCTGCATCATCCCTTTCTGAAGCTGGTTTGTCCTCTCAGCCTGCGGAGGTGAGCCCAGAGCAAATTGAACATCCGTTTCAGCAACTCACGATCCAGGGTACTGGTTCTACTAGCCAGGCAATACAACCAGTTTCAAGCAAGTCAGTGAGATTTCCACTACGCCCTGGAAAAGGCAGTGTCGGAGACAGGTGCATTGTGAAGGCGAATCATTTCTTTGCTGAGCTGCCCGATAAGGACCTTCATCAGTATGAT GTGACTATTACACCGGAAGTAAGCTCCCGTGGTGTGAATCGTGCTGTCATGGCGGAGCTAGTGTCTCTGTACAGGGAATCCCATCTAGGTGGGCGCCTTCCAGCTTATGACGGCAGGAAGAGTCTTTATACTGCTGGTCCTTTGCCTTTCTCTTCCAAAATCTTTGAAATCACGCTACATGACGAGGAAGAAAGTCTAGGCGCCCCAAG GCGAGAAAATCCGTTTAAAGTATTGATCAAATTTGCTGCTCGTGCTGATCTTCACCATTTAGCAATGTTTCTGGCTGGAAAGCAGGCAGATGCCCCTCAAGAAGCGCTGCAAGTTCTTGATATTGTTCTACGTGAACTACCTACTGCAAG ATATTCACCAGTTGGCAGATCATTTTATTCACCTAACTTAGGGAGGCGCCAGCAACTTGGTGAGGGGTTGGAGAGTTGGCGTGGCTTTTATCAGAGTATTAGGCCCACTCAGATGGGATTGTCCCTTAATATTG ATATGTCTTCGACTGCCTTCATTGAACCATTGCCAGTAATCGACTTTGTGGTGCAACTTCTGAACAGAGACATTTCTGCTAGACCATTATCTGACGCCGATCGTGTGAAG atCAAGAAAGCTCTAAGAGGTGTGAAGGTTGAGGTTACGCATCGAGGCAACATGCGCAGGAAATATCGTATATCCGGCCTCACATCACAGGCAACTAGAGAGTTGAC GTTCCCTGTGGATGACCGTGGTACGATGAAGTCTGTTGTCCAATACTTTCAGGAGACCTATGGTTTTAACATTCAACATACCACTTTGCCTTGCTTGCAAGTTGGCAATCAACAGAGACCTAACTATCTTCCCATGGAG GTCTGCAAGATAGTTGAGGGTCAGAGGTACTCGAAGAGGTTAAATGAGAAACAAATTACTGCTCTTCTTAGGGTGACTTGCCAACGCCCTCAAGAGAGGGAGCTTGACATTTTGCAG ACTGTGCATCACAATGCGTACTATGAAGATCCTTATGCACAGGAGTTTGGTATAAAAATTGATGAGAGGCTTGCTTCAGTTGAGGCTCGAGTTCTACCTGCACCTTGG CTTAAATACCACGATACTGGAAAAGAGAAGGATTGCTTGCCCAGGGTTGGCCAGTGGAATATGATGAACAAG AAAATGGTGAATGGTGGGAGGGTGAGTAACTGGACGTGCATCAACTTTTCAAGAAGTGTCCAAGATAATGCTGCTAGGGGATTCTGTCATGAGCTGGCTGTGATGTGCCAAGTATCTGGAATG GACTTTGCTCTAGAGCCTGTCCTTCCTCCTTTGACTGCTCGACCTGAGCAAGTGGACAGAGCTCTAAAAGCGCGGTACCAGGATTGCATGAACATacttaaaccacagggtagagAACTTGACTTGTTGATTGTAATACTGCCTGACAACAATGGTTCTTTATATG GAGATCTGAAAAGGATTTGTGAGACAGATCTTGGATTAGTCTCACAGTGCTGTTTGACTAAGCATGTTTTTAAGATGAGCAAGCAGTATCTTGCAAATGTCGCTCTCAAGATCAATGTTAAG GTCGGCGGAAGAAATACAGTTCTCATGGATGCGCTCACACGAAGGATACCCTTGGTCAGCGATAGACCAACTATCATATTTGGTGCTGACGTGACTCATCCTCATCCTGGGGAGGATAGTAGCCCTTCCATTGCAGCG GTTGTTGCATCTCAAGACTGGCCTGAGGTGACAAAGTATGCTGGCTTAGTAAGCGCACAAGCTCACCGCCAAGAACTTATTCAGGATTTGTTCAAAGTATGGCAGGATCCTCAACGAGGAACTATCACTGGTGGGATGATAAA GGAGCTTCTCATCTCTTTTAAACGTGCCACCGGACAAAAACCTCAGCGTATCATATTTTACAGGTATCATTCATCTTGTATTCGTAAATTGGATTTTGGACAATTATGTTTATGGTATTGGTCTTTCAGGGATGGTGTCAGTGAGGGGCAGTTTTATCAAGTATTGTTGTATGAACTGGATGCCATTAGGAAG GCATGTGCATCGCTGGAGCCTAATTATCAGCCACCGGTAACTTTTGTGGTGGTTCAAAAGCGTCATCACACACGGCTGTTTGCTAATAACCATCATGATCAGCGAACTGTTGATAGAAGTGGAAATATATTGCCTG GTACTGTGGTTGATTCGAAGATTTGCCATCCGACAGAGTTCGATTTCTATCTATGCAGTCACGCTGGCATACAA GGCACCAGCCGTCCTGCGCACTATCATGTCTTGTGGGACGAGAACAAGTTCACTGCTGATGCACTGCAGTCTCTTACAAACAATCTATGCTACAC CTATGCTAGGTGTACCCGTTCTGTCTCAATCG TTCCTCCTGCATATTATGCTCATCTGGCCGCATTCCGTGCTCGGTTCTACATGGAGGCGGATACTTCGGATAGTGGATCAATGGCCAGCGGCGCTGCTGCTGGGCGGGGTGCTCCTTCCGGAGGCGCACGCAGTACCAGAACCCAAGGAAATGTTGCTGTTAGGCCCCTGCCTGCTCTGAAGGAGAATGTGAAAAGGGTCATGTTTTATTGCTAA
- the LOC109707422 gene encoding protein argonaute 1A-like isoform X1, producing the protein MAFGLENGHTPQAVVMVRKRRTGPPGSAESSQSTEGSSSGEQRAPQQRSERAPMPQQQGGGRAWAPAHPQQGGRGGGQYHGRGGGQYQGRGGGQYQARGQQAGGPPSEYQGRGGPHPRGGMPPQQYYGGRRGGGSGMTGGRGGVPVAAGPSRTDPELHQATQVQYQAAQAASSLSEAGLSSQPAEVSPEQIEHPFQQLTIQGTGSTSQAIQPVSSKSVRFPLRPGKGSVGDRCIVKANHFFAELPDKDLHQYDVTITPEVSSRGVNRAVMAELVSLYRESHLGGRLPAYDGRKSLYTAGPLPFSSKIFEITLHDEEESLGAPRRENPFKVLIKFAARADLHHLAMFLAGKQADAPQEALQVLDIVLRELPTARYSPVGRSFYSPNLGRRQQLGEGLESWRGFYQSIRPTQMGLSLNIDMSSTAFIEPLPVIDFVVQLLNRDISARPLSDADRVKIKKALRGVKVEVTHRGNMRRKYRISGLTSQATRELTFPVDDRGTMKSVVQYFQETYGFNIQHTTLPCLQVGNQQRPNYLPMEVCKIVEGQRYSKRLNEKQITALLRVTCQRPQERELDILQTVHHNAYYEDPYAQEFGIKIDERLASVEARVLPAPWLKYHDTGKEKDCLPRVGQWNMMNKKMVNGGRVSNWTCINFSRSVQDNAARGFCHELAVMCQVSGMDFALEPVLPPLTARPEQVDRALKARYQDCMNILKPQGRELDLLIVILPDNNGSLYGDLKRICETDLGLVSQCCLTKHVFKMSKQYLANVALKINVKVGGRNTVLMDALTRRIPLVSDRPTIIFGADVTHPHPGEDSSPSIAAVVASQDWPEVTKYAGLVSAQAHRQELIQDLFKVWQDPQRGTITGGMIKELLISFKRATGQKPQRIIFYRYHSSCIRKLDFGQLCLWYWSFRDGVSEGQFYQVLLYELDAIRKACASLEPNYQPPVTFVVVQKRHHTRLFANNHHDQRTVDRSGNILPGTVVDSKICHPTEFDFYLCSHAGIQGTSRPAHYHVLWDENKFTADALQSLTNNLCYTYARCTRSVSIVPPAYYAHLAAFRARFYMEADTSDSGSMASGAAAGRGAPSGGARSTRTQGNVAVRPLPALKENVKRVMFYC; encoded by the exons CTGTAGTCATGGTGAGGAAAAGAAGAACTGGACCTCCTGGCTCTGCAGAGAGCTCTCAGTCTACAGAGGGCAGTAGTAGCGGCGAACAACGTGCTCCTCAGCAGCGATCTGAGCGGGCCCCAATGCCACAGCAACAGGGTGGCGGACGGGCCTGGGCCCCAGCTCATCCCCAACAAGGAGGCCGGGGGGGTGGACAATACCATGGCCGTGGGGGCGGTCAATACCAGGGTCGTGGTGGTGGGCAGTACCAGGCACGTGGGCAACAGGCAGGTGGCCCACCTTCCGAGTACCAGGGGCGTGGTGGTCCCCACCCACGGGGCGGAATGCCACCTCAGCAATATTACGGTGGTCGCAGGGGTGGTGGCAGTGGCATGACAGGTGGGCGCGGTGGTGTTCCCGTCGCCGCAGGTCCGTCAAGAACGGATCCCGAGCTGCACCAAGCAACCCAGGTTCAATATCAAGCCGCTCAGGCTGCATCATCCCTTTCTGAAGCTGGTTTGTCCTCTCAGCCTGCGGAGGTGAGCCCAGAGCAAATTGAACATCCGTTTCAGCAACTCACGATCCAGGGTACTGGTTCTACTAGCCAGGCAATACAACCAGTTTCAAGCAAGTCAGTGAGATTTCCACTACGCCCTGGAAAAGGCAGTGTCGGAGACAGGTGCATTGTGAAGGCGAATCATTTCTTTGCTGAGCTGCCCGATAAGGACCTTCATCAGTATGAT GTGACTATTACACCGGAAGTAAGCTCCCGTGGTGTGAATCGTGCTGTCATGGCGGAGCTAGTGTCTCTGTACAGGGAATCCCATCTAGGTGGGCGCCTTCCAGCTTATGACGGCAGGAAGAGTCTTTATACTGCTGGTCCTTTGCCTTTCTCTTCCAAAATCTTTGAAATCACGCTACATGACGAGGAAGAAAGTCTAGGCGCCCCAAG GCGAGAAAATCCGTTTAAAGTATTGATCAAATTTGCTGCTCGTGCTGATCTTCACCATTTAGCAATGTTTCTGGCTGGAAAGCAGGCAGATGCCCCTCAAGAAGCGCTGCAAGTTCTTGATATTGTTCTACGTGAACTACCTACTGCAAG ATATTCACCAGTTGGCAGATCATTTTATTCACCTAACTTAGGGAGGCGCCAGCAACTTGGTGAGGGGTTGGAGAGTTGGCGTGGCTTTTATCAGAGTATTAGGCCCACTCAGATGGGATTGTCCCTTAATATTG ATATGTCTTCGACTGCCTTCATTGAACCATTGCCAGTAATCGACTTTGTGGTGCAACTTCTGAACAGAGACATTTCTGCTAGACCATTATCTGACGCCGATCGTGTGAAG atCAAGAAAGCTCTAAGAGGTGTGAAGGTTGAGGTTACGCATCGAGGCAACATGCGCAGGAAATATCGTATATCCGGCCTCACATCACAGGCAACTAGAGAGTTGAC GTTCCCTGTGGATGACCGTGGTACGATGAAGTCTGTTGTCCAATACTTTCAGGAGACCTATGGTTTTAACATTCAACATACCACTTTGCCTTGCTTGCAAGTTGGCAATCAACAGAGACCTAACTATCTTCCCATGGAG GTCTGCAAGATAGTTGAGGGTCAGAGGTACTCGAAGAGGTTAAATGAGAAACAAATTACTGCTCTTCTTAGGGTGACTTGCCAACGCCCTCAAGAGAGGGAGCTTGACATTTTGCAG ACTGTGCATCACAATGCGTACTATGAAGATCCTTATGCACAGGAGTTTGGTATAAAAATTGATGAGAGGCTTGCTTCAGTTGAGGCTCGAGTTCTACCTGCACCTTGG CTTAAATACCACGATACTGGAAAAGAGAAGGATTGCTTGCCCAGGGTTGGCCAGTGGAATATGATGAACAAG AAAATGGTGAATGGTGGGAGGGTGAGTAACTGGACGTGCATCAACTTTTCAAGAAGTGTCCAAGATAATGCTGCTAGGGGATTCTGTCATGAGCTGGCTGTGATGTGCCAAGTATCTGGAATG GACTTTGCTCTAGAGCCTGTCCTTCCTCCTTTGACTGCTCGACCTGAGCAAGTGGACAGAGCTCTAAAAGCGCGGTACCAGGATTGCATGAACATacttaaaccacagggtagagAACTTGACTTGTTGATTGTAATACTGCCTGACAACAATGGTTCTTTATATG GAGATCTGAAAAGGATTTGTGAGACAGATCTTGGATTAGTCTCACAGTGCTGTTTGACTAAGCATGTTTTTAAGATGAGCAAGCAGTATCTTGCAAATGTCGCTCTCAAGATCAATGTTAAG GTCGGCGGAAGAAATACAGTTCTCATGGATGCGCTCACACGAAGGATACCCTTGGTCAGCGATAGACCAACTATCATATTTGGTGCTGACGTGACTCATCCTCATCCTGGGGAGGATAGTAGCCCTTCCATTGCAGCG GTTGTTGCATCTCAAGACTGGCCTGAGGTGACAAAGTATGCTGGCTTAGTAAGCGCACAAGCTCACCGCCAAGAACTTATTCAGGATTTGTTCAAAGTATGGCAGGATCCTCAACGAGGAACTATCACTGGTGGGATGATAAA GGAGCTTCTCATCTCTTTTAAACGTGCCACCGGACAAAAACCTCAGCGTATCATATTTTACAGGTATCATTCATCTTGTATTCGTAAATTGGATTTTGGACAATTATGTTTATGGTATTGGTCTTTCAGGGATGGTGTCAGTGAGGGGCAGTTTTATCAAGTATTGTTGTATGAACTGGATGCCATTAGGAAG GCATGTGCATCGCTGGAGCCTAATTATCAGCCACCGGTAACTTTTGTGGTGGTTCAAAAGCGTCATCACACACGGCTGTTTGCTAATAACCATCATGATCAGCGAACTGTTGATAGAAGTGGAAATATATTGCCTG GTACTGTGGTTGATTCGAAGATTTGCCATCCGACAGAGTTCGATTTCTATCTATGCAGTCACGCTGGCATACAA GGCACCAGCCGTCCTGCGCACTATCATGTCTTGTGGGACGAGAACAAGTTCACTGCTGATGCACTGCAGTCTCTTACAAACAATCTATGCTACAC CTATGCTAGGTGTACCCGTTCTGTCTCAATCG TTCCTCCTGCATATTATGCTCATCTGGCCGCATTCCGTGCTCGGTTCTACATGGAGGCGGATACTTCGGATAGTGGATCAATGGCCAGCGGCGCTGCTGCTGGGCGGGGTGCTCCTTCCGGAGGCGCACGCAGTACCAGAACCCAAGGAAATGTTGCTGTTAGGCCCCTGCCTGCTCTGAAGGAGAATGTGAAAAGGGTCATGTTTTATTGCTAA